The Numenius arquata chromosome 7, bNumArq3.hap1.1, whole genome shotgun sequence genome has a window encoding:
- the NXPH1 gene encoding neurexophilin-1 produces the protein MQAVYWYAVLLLQPTLYLVTCANLTNGGKTELLKSGSSKSTLKHIWTESSKDLSISRLLSQTFRGKENDTDLDLRYDAPETYSEQDLWDWLRNSTDLQEPRPRAKRRPIVKTGKFKKMFGWGDFHSNIKTVKLNLLITGKIVDHGNGTFSVYFRHNSTGQGNVSVSLVPPTKIVEFDLAQQTVIDAKDSKSFNCRIEYEKVDKATKNTLCNYDPSKTCYQEQTQSHVSWLCSKPFKVICIYISFYSTDYKLVQKVCPDYNYHSDTPYFPSG, from the coding sequence gttaCCTGCGCAAATTTAACAAATGGAGGAAAAACAGAACTTCTAAAATCAGGAAGCTCCAAATCCACACTAAAGCACATATGGACAGAAAGTAGCAAAGACTTGTCCATCAGCCGACTGCTGTCACAGACTTTTCGCGGAAAGGAAAACGATACAGATTTGGACCTGCGATACGATGCCCCAGAAACTTATTCTGAGCAAGATCTCTGGGACTGGCTGAGGAACTCCACAGACCTGCAAGAGCCTCGGCCCAGAGCAAAGAGACGGCCCATCGTCAAGActggaaaatttaagaaaatgtttggcTGGGGCGATTTTCACTCCAACATCAAGACTGTGAAGCTAAATCTGTTAATAACGGGGAAAATCGTTGACCATGGCAATGGGACGTTTAGTGTTTACTTCAGGCATAACTCCACTGGTCAAGGGAATGTATCTGTGAGCCTAGTGCCCCCTACAAAAATAGTGGAATTTGACTTGGCACAACAGACGGTGATTGATGCCAAAGATTCGAAGTCCTTTAACTGTCGAATCGAGTACGAAAAGGTTGACAAGGCTACCAAGAACACACTCTGCAACTATGACCCTTCAAAAACCTGTTATCAGGAGCAGACCCAGAGCCACGTGTCATGGCTCTGCTCCAAGCCCTTTAAAGTAATCTGtatttacatttccttttatAGTACAGATTATAAACTAGTACAGAAGGTGTGTCCTGATTACAACTACCACAGCGACACACCCTACTTCCCATCAGGGTGA